One genomic window of Cryomorphaceae bacterium includes the following:
- a CDS encoding DUF1566 domain-containing protein, which translates to MKSPVTYFLLYCLVILTACEKDFNNPYDPETPPEAWMPANLQVEILSTNAVKLSWEQDETRIDGLEIIKETSGETETIFLEGHRTEWTDEAVIPDSQLEECHEVKFQVRAVAGAQRSSTTKPTDALNMPVTTVADAGPDQLYTASSNLVTLSANPVALGESGTWTILSGSGGSLSDPNNPNATLSVQPESSYTLRWTIAGPCGQHQDDVNIDFASPGISAYGGILAYIFQPGDNGYVAGETHGLVAASDDAGTGAWCCQLETFGTSDILGSGQSNTQLILNSCSSCFQAAQLCNDYSNAGYDDWFLPSIDELELLYAHLAEAEMGNFESAAYWSSSEDGAASAKSIHFGTGQSGFSAKTTYLRVRPVRYF; encoded by the coding sequence ATGAAAAGCCCCGTTACATATTTCTTGCTGTACTGCCTGGTGATATTGACGGCGTGTGAGAAAGACTTCAACAACCCCTACGACCCCGAAACACCACCTGAAGCCTGGATGCCCGCCAATCTGCAGGTGGAAATTCTAAGCACCAACGCAGTAAAATTAAGCTGGGAGCAGGACGAAACACGAATTGATGGACTGGAAATCATCAAGGAAACAAGCGGTGAAACGGAAACCATTTTCCTCGAAGGGCATCGCACCGAATGGACAGACGAGGCTGTAATTCCTGACAGCCAACTGGAAGAATGTCACGAAGTGAAGTTTCAGGTTCGTGCGGTAGCGGGTGCTCAGCGAAGCTCGACCACCAAACCAACAGATGCGCTCAATATGCCCGTCACCACTGTGGCCGACGCCGGACCGGATCAGCTCTATACAGCCAGTAGCAACCTGGTGACTTTATCGGCAAACCCGGTTGCCTTGGGTGAGAGTGGCACCTGGACCATCCTCTCCGGTTCGGGCGGAAGCCTCAGCGACCCCAACAACCCGAACGCCACCCTGAGCGTGCAACCTGAATCTTCTTACACGCTGCGCTGGACGATTGCCGGGCCGTGTGGACAACATCAGGATGATGTGAATATTGACTTTGCAAGTCCGGGAATCAGTGCATATGGTGGAATACTGGCCTATATTTTCCAACCCGGCGACAATGGATATGTTGCGGGCGAAACCCACGGACTTGTTGCCGCAAGTGACGATGCCGGTACCGGTGCGTGGTGCTGTCAATTGGAAACATTCGGCACATCCGACATACTCGGATCGGGGCAATCCAATACACAATTGATTCTGAACTCGTGCAGCAGTTGTTTTCAGGCCGCTCAGCTTTGCAACGACTACAGCAACGCAGGATATGACGACTGGTTTCTGCCCAGTATTGATGAACTGGAATTGCTGTATGCACATCTTGCTGAGGCAGAAATGGGCAACTTTGAAAGTGCTGCCTATTGGAGTTCAAGTGAAGACGGCGCGGCGAGCGCCAAAAGCATTCATTTTGGCACAGGCCAATCGGGATTCTCGGCTAAAACCACTTATCTCCGCGTCCGTCCGGTGCGGTATTTCTAA
- a CDS encoding PEGA domain-containing protein codes for MKFIIIILGILMASSATLAQLNEFSVTELPAPEASVVQANTKYPDNALLLIYSDLEGLQFRSSMGAINQQSYNTTANRYEVFCSPVKQMVFVAKPGFMERRVTTINPQPKDVFYYKVEEVLTTSDERGTLSITSNPPQIRIILNDLELAERTPFSQRLPTGTHRVVLQKERYIELDTALQIHKDQERFLHVNLKPIWANLSVRAMPENSEIVLNQQVKGQGDYQATGPEDGLDPGIYQLKVQLEKHYPFETQLTLASGMDSVLNIHLKPITGWLQIDSEPSGATIRIDGQQVGNTPYREQRLIGKYHIELQKGGHLETEKSIVVNENAESKENFRLKNYRKALNPPKIAKWGLLTVGLAGVGTGGYYLYSGINDYNKYQNATTEAAALREQVLTARTIYPIAFAAGGAALIGSLLFNNKLQKQKREWGLTAIPVEGGAAIGYTSNF; via the coding sequence ATGAAGTTCATAATCATCATTTTGGGCATATTGATGGCTAGCAGTGCTACCCTAGCCCAACTCAACGAGTTTTCAGTCACCGAACTCCCCGCCCCCGAAGCATCCGTTGTGCAAGCCAATACAAAATACCCGGACAATGCACTATTGTTGATATACTCCGACCTGGAAGGACTACAGTTTCGCAGTTCGATGGGGGCGATTAATCAACAATCCTATAATACCACTGCCAATCGCTATGAAGTGTTTTGCAGCCCGGTGAAGCAGATGGTTTTTGTGGCGAAGCCGGGATTTATGGAACGTCGGGTGACCACGATCAACCCACAACCCAAAGATGTGTTTTACTACAAAGTAGAAGAAGTACTCACCACTTCAGACGAGCGCGGCACTTTGAGCATCACCTCCAATCCTCCGCAAATCCGCATTATTCTCAACGACCTGGAACTGGCCGAGCGCACCCCGTTTTCGCAACGCTTACCGACAGGAACGCACCGGGTAGTTCTTCAAAAAGAGCGTTACATTGAACTGGACACTGCGTTGCAAATCCACAAAGACCAGGAGCGTTTCTTACATGTAAACCTCAAGCCAATCTGGGCAAATCTCAGCGTGCGGGCCATGCCCGAAAACAGTGAGATTGTACTGAATCAACAGGTCAAAGGACAAGGCGACTATCAAGCAACCGGACCGGAAGATGGATTGGATCCGGGAATTTACCAACTCAAAGTTCAGCTCGAAAAGCACTACCCTTTCGAAACGCAATTGACACTGGCCTCCGGAATGGATAGTGTATTGAACATTCATTTAAAGCCCATTACCGGCTGGCTGCAAATCGACAGCGAGCCGAGCGGTGCAACGATACGAATTGACGGACAGCAGGTGGGGAATACTCCGTACAGGGAGCAGCGGTTGATTGGCAAATACCACATTGAGCTGCAAAAAGGTGGGCACCTTGAAACAGAAAAAAGCATTGTTGTGAATGAAAATGCAGAGTCCAAAGAAAATTTCCGGTTGAAGAATTACCGCAAAGCGCTAAATCCACCCAAAATAGCCAAATGGGGATTACTCACCGTTGGTCTTGCGGGTGTGGGTACCGGAGGATACTATTTGTATTCGGGCATTAACGACTACAACAAATACCAAAACGCCACCACTGAAGCTGCGGCATTGCGCGAGCAAGTGCTCACCGCACGCACCATCTACCCGATTGCCTTTGCGGCCGGAGGCGCTGCGCTCATAGGCTCCCTCCTGTTTAACAACAAGCTGCAGAAACAGAAACGCGAATGGGGACTGACCGCAATACCTGTTGAAGGGGGCGCAGCCATTGGTTACACCAGCAACTTTTAA
- a CDS encoding PEGA domain-containing protein — protein MKTVWPHSFLLTFLLILGGQTAIAQLNEFEISKLPTPNETIVQANTQFSDNALLLIYSDLDGLQFRSSMGAINKQTYNSISNRYEVLCSPVKQIIFVAKKDFIEQRIENINPNPKSLHTYKVTGKQIASNEPGNLQIITQPEGCTIFLNEIALGDKTPFEGALPAATYKIRVIKQDYHSIDTAVTLSAGAATSVYLKMQEDQRPNSVTDIDGNEYKTIKIGNQIWMSENLKTGRYRNGDPIPNISQRKEWRTSEQGGWCWYDNNSEYENPYGKLYNWYSIGDSRGVCPAGWHVPNNQEWNLLIKYLGGNRNAGLKMKSADRTFWKVKNQKATNSSGFNALPGGLRQPGRAVGFQKARMYGFFWSSDSHGKHHANMLFVRGIKKRIRKGTYLKRVGLSVRCIKD, from the coding sequence ATGAAAACAGTTTGGCCACATTCTTTCCTATTGACATTCCTCCTAATATTGGGTGGGCAAACCGCTATAGCCCAACTCAATGAGTTTGAAATAAGTAAACTTCCAACCCCAAATGAAACCATCGTTCAAGCGAATACTCAATTCTCTGACAATGCCTTACTGCTTATCTACTCAGATCTGGATGGACTACAGTTTCGCAGTTCGATGGGAGCCATTAACAAGCAAACATACAACTCAATATCTAACAGATACGAAGTGCTTTGCAGCCCCGTGAAACAAATAATTTTTGTGGCGAAAAAAGATTTTATAGAGCAACGTATAGAAAACATCAATCCAAACCCGAAATCATTACACACCTACAAAGTGACAGGTAAACAAATCGCAAGCAATGAGCCTGGAAATTTGCAGATTATTACGCAACCTGAGGGCTGTACTATATTTCTTAACGAAATAGCCTTAGGTGATAAAACACCGTTCGAAGGTGCATTGCCTGCTGCCACGTATAAAATCAGAGTCATAAAACAGGATTATCATAGTATTGATACGGCCGTGACATTATCTGCAGGAGCTGCAACATCGGTTTACCTGAAAATGCAAGAAGACCAGCGCCCAAACTCAGTTACAGATATTGATGGAAATGAATACAAAACGATAAAGATTGGAAATCAAATCTGGATGTCGGAAAACTTAAAAACAGGACGATATCGTAATGGAGACCCAATTCCGAATATTTCACAGAGAAAGGAGTGGCGCACGTCTGAACAAGGTGGATGGTGTTGGTATGACAACAACTCCGAATATGAAAATCCGTACGGAAAACTTTACAACTGGTATTCAATTGGTGACAGCAGAGGAGTCTGCCCTGCAGGTTGGCACGTACCCAATAATCAGGAATGGAATCTACTCATCAAATATCTCGGGGGCAATCGTAATGCCGGTCTAAAAATGAAGAGTGCCGATAGAACTTTTTGGAAAGTAAAAAACCAAAAAGCAACCAATTCCAGCGGCTTCAATGCATTGCCAGGTGGATTGAGACAGCCGGGCAGAGCCGTTGGATTTCAAAAAGCTCGAATGTATGGGTTTTTCTGGTCTTCAGATTCACACGGAAAGCACCATGCTAATATGCTTTTTGTTAGGGGAATCAAAAAGCGAATTAGAAAAGGTACCTATCTAAAACGTGTAGGACTTTCGGTACGCTGCATCAAAGATTAA
- a CDS encoding PEGA domain-containing protein, whose protein sequence is MAIEVFVLNPAYAQLNEFEISKLPTPNETIVQANTQFSDNALLLIYSDLDGLQFRSSMGAINKQTYNSRAGRYEVLCNPVKQIIFVASSGFMEVRVGTINPEPKAVFYFKVEKKIETLSGSTPTPLSIFTEPSNCELWLNGIKTAESTPFESEVNSGLATIRIQKQNHHPLDTSVYLNSGEKAVFRFALNKHKGFIEIETNPVGSSIYIDDEYMGISPFSDSIEVGSYQLKINTRQHIPLVQTIEIQKGKSYEFNLSLRETKSKDCIDADGNKYKTVTIGNQQWMAENLKTQRFSNGDPILEIKNDYEWDSKEPVRCQYENNKRMAKKYGELYNWYVVNDERNVCPSGWKIPSDREWTELAVHIDHRAGRPDESINYLGHGSGLQSATAGGKMKRISGGWDKPNIDATNDSKFSAVPGGCRHFRGYFESEGTGAYWWTATPVDEVEAWNRSVHSESGELFRKAFDKEYGLSIRCIKE, encoded by the coding sequence ATGGCAATTGAAGTTTTTGTGCTCAATCCGGCCTATGCCCAACTCAATGAGTTTGAAATAAGTAAACTTCCAACCCCAAATGAAACCATCGTTCAAGCGAATACTCAATTCTCTGACAATGCCTTACTGCTTATCTACTCAGATCTGGATGGACTACAGTTTCGCAGTTCGATGGGAGCCATTAACAAGCAAACATACAACAGCCGGGCGGGACGGTACGAAGTGCTATGCAACCCGGTGAAGCAAATAATTTTTGTGGCCAGTTCAGGGTTTATGGAAGTACGGGTGGGCACTATCAACCCGGAACCGAAGGCCGTGTTCTATTTCAAAGTAGAAAAGAAAATTGAAACTTTGAGCGGTTCAACTCCTACTCCGCTTTCTATTTTCACCGAACCTTCAAATTGTGAACTTTGGCTCAACGGTATTAAAACCGCCGAATCGACTCCATTTGAATCCGAAGTGAATTCCGGACTTGCGACTATCAGAATCCAAAAGCAAAACCACCACCCTTTGGACACTTCTGTGTATCTCAATTCCGGTGAAAAAGCTGTTTTTCGGTTTGCACTTAATAAGCACAAAGGGTTTATTGAAATTGAAACAAACCCCGTTGGATCTTCCATATATATTGATGACGAATACATGGGCATCAGTCCGTTTTCAGATTCAATAGAAGTAGGATCCTACCAGCTTAAAATAAATACTCGCCAGCACATACCTTTAGTTCAAACAATTGAAATTCAAAAGGGGAAGTCCTATGAATTTAATTTGAGTCTGCGGGAAACAAAGAGTAAGGATTGTATTGATGCGGACGGCAATAAGTACAAAACGGTAACAATTGGCAACCAACAATGGATGGCTGAAAATTTGAAAACCCAGCGTTTCTCCAATGGTGACCCTATTCTGGAAATAAAGAACGACTACGAATGGGATTCAAAAGAACCAGTCCGATGCCAATATGAAAACAATAAGAGAATGGCCAAAAAGTATGGAGAATTGTACAACTGGTATGTGGTAAATGACGAACGCAATGTTTGCCCATCAGGATGGAAAATTCCTTCGGATCGGGAATGGACAGAACTGGCGGTACATATCGACCACAGGGCTGGCAGGCCAGACGAAAGTATAAATTACCTGGGGCACGGAAGTGGATTACAAAGTGCCACTGCCGGAGGTAAAATGAAACGAATTTCAGGTGGATGGGATAAACCGAATATCGATGCCACCAACGACAGTAAGTTTTCGGCGGTACCGGGAGGTTGCCGACATTTTAGAGGGTATTTTGAATCTGAAGGTACGGGGGCTTATTGGTGGACAGCAACGCCGGTTGATGAAGTAGAAGCCTGGAATCGAAGTGTCCATTCTGAATCGGGAGAATTGTTTCGGAAAGCTTTTGATAAGGAATATGGACTCTCAATTCGATGCATAAAAGAATGA
- a CDS encoding nuclear transport factor 2 family protein — MNLSLALSAQVKTAVQFGNADNSALQQVIAHNLSALLTEMNTAFVDQRDIRWENIDASEAARNRISTLWNTSRFRCTEALLKENLLRTPGGQFQIRHIPLQLEKEATEEAVITINEQGHIEDLYFGIEQHQYRRLMADGRDLTDFHRRQMILDFLENFRTAYNRQDLELLEQTFSENALIIVGRVINVKPDSPDMMASLGQQKVELIRYNKSQYIDNLKKVFNRNRFIDVRFDNIDIIRHGARKEIYGVNLRQQWRSSTYGDEGYLFLMIDFEDQTRPMVHVRSWQPEKHTTREDVIELGDFDIIK; from the coding sequence ATGAATTTGTCACTGGCTTTGTCGGCACAGGTCAAAACAGCGGTCCAATTTGGCAATGCAGACAACAGTGCACTGCAACAAGTCATAGCTCACAATTTAAGCGCATTGCTTACAGAAATGAATACGGCATTTGTCGATCAGCGAGACATCCGTTGGGAAAATATCGATGCCTCGGAAGCTGCCCGAAATCGTATCTCTACCCTTTGGAATACATCTCGATTTCGCTGTACCGAAGCGTTGCTGAAAGAAAATCTACTTCGCACACCAGGGGGGCAATTTCAAATTCGCCATATACCATTGCAACTGGAAAAGGAAGCTACAGAGGAAGCCGTGATAACCATTAACGAACAAGGCCATATTGAAGATTTATATTTCGGCATTGAGCAGCACCAATATCGTAGATTAATGGCCGACGGACGCGATCTCACCGACTTTCATCGCCGACAAATGATACTTGACTTTCTCGAAAACTTTAGAACAGCATACAACCGGCAAGATCTTGAATTGCTGGAACAAACATTTAGTGAAAACGCCCTTATTATTGTTGGGAGAGTAATTAATGTAAAACCAGACAGCCCAGATATGATGGCTTCTTTGGGGCAACAAAAGGTTGAGTTAATTCGCTACAACAAAAGCCAATACATTGACAATCTGAAAAAGGTTTTTAACCGGAACCGATTTATTGATGTTCGCTTTGACAATATCGACATTATACGGCATGGTGCACGCAAAGAGATTTATGGCGTAAATCTGCGACAGCAGTGGCGGTCCTCAACATACGGCGACGAAGGCTACTTGTTTTTGATGATCGATTTTGAAGACCAGACTCGACCAATGGTACATGTGCGATCGTGGCAACCAGAGAAACATACCACTCGTGAAGACGTGATTGAACTCGGTGATTTTGATATTATCAAATAA
- a CDS encoding nucleotidyl transferase AbiEii/AbiGii toxin family protein, translating into MIPRPHIAKWQEQAPWKEFAQVEQDLIISRTLVEIFSDDFLRRHLAFRGGTALHKLYLRPAPRYSEDIDLVQIKPGPVKPIMERIAEVITFFEEGRNTENRGHGIKALYRFTSEFEAIRMRLKLEINCREHFNVVDWVDFPFEISSDWFTGNCEIRTYSMNELLGTKLRALYQRSKGRDLFDLDYARRNKEINVDEMILCFRRYIEFATNKKPPSPKEFLLNIEAKQNDPNFTGDMEGLLRPEIEYNQEEAVEWLKSEVIARL; encoded by the coding sequence ATGATTCCGAGGCCTCATATTGCAAAATGGCAGGAGCAAGCACCCTGGAAGGAGTTCGCTCAGGTTGAGCAGGATTTGATCATCAGCAGAACATTGGTCGAAATATTCTCTGATGACTTTCTCAGGAGGCACCTCGCTTTTCGGGGAGGAACAGCGCTGCACAAGCTTTATCTGCGACCAGCGCCGCGATACTCGGAAGACATTGATTTAGTACAGATCAAGCCAGGTCCTGTCAAGCCCATTATGGAACGCATTGCGGAGGTGATTACCTTTTTTGAAGAAGGGCGAAATACAGAAAACAGAGGACACGGCATCAAAGCCCTGTACCGGTTTACTTCTGAATTTGAAGCAATTCGGATGCGGTTGAAACTGGAGATCAATTGTCGAGAACATTTTAATGTGGTGGACTGGGTGGACTTCCCTTTTGAAATTAGCAGCGATTGGTTTACGGGCAACTGCGAAATACGAACATACAGCATGAATGAGCTGCTCGGCACCAAACTGAGGGCGTTATACCAAAGAAGCAAAGGTCGCGACTTGTTTGATCTTGATTATGCCAGACGCAACAAGGAAATCAATGTGGATGAAATGATACTTTGCTTTCGCCGGTATATCGAATTCGCAACCAACAAAAAGCCGCCCAGTCCAAAGGAGTTTTTACTCAACATTGAAGCTAAACAAAATGATCCGAATTTCACTGGTGACATGGAAGGTTTACTCAGACCGGAAATCGAATACAACCAGGAAGAAGCCGTTGAATGGCTCAAAAGTGAAGTAATCGCCCGGCTTTAA
- the fabD gene encoding [acyl-carrier-protein] S-malonyltransferase: protein MKAYVFPGQGSQYSGMGHTLYHQSLDARNKFERANEVLGFRITDSMFEGSDEDLKQTKVTQPAIFLHSVIQAQVLGFDFEPDMVAGHSLGEFSALVAAGALNFEAGLKLVSARAMAMQKACELAPSTMAAILGLEDEVVERICTETPGVVVPANYNCPGQLVISGEVKAVKTACDKLTDAGARRALLLPVGGAFHSPLMEPARQELAAAIAATQFREPRCPIYQNVHAKPEKNPEAIKANLIAQLTAPVRWTQTMQNMLADGAKEVVEVGPGKVLQGLFKKMDRALPTSSAGE, encoded by the coding sequence ATGAAAGCATATGTTTTTCCAGGGCAGGGCTCGCAATATTCCGGAATGGGGCACACCCTGTACCACCAAAGCCTTGATGCCCGCAACAAGTTTGAGCGCGCCAACGAAGTGCTCGGATTTCGCATTACCGATAGTATGTTTGAGGGCTCCGACGAAGACCTCAAACAAACCAAAGTAACCCAACCCGCCATCTTTCTGCACTCGGTTATTCAGGCCCAGGTGCTGGGTTTTGATTTTGAACCCGACATGGTGGCCGGTCATTCCCTCGGCGAATTTTCTGCGCTGGTGGCTGCCGGTGCCCTCAACTTCGAGGCCGGACTCAAACTGGTGAGCGCACGCGCCATGGCCATGCAAAAGGCATGCGAACTGGCGCCCTCCACCATGGCCGCCATCCTCGGACTGGAAGACGAAGTAGTAGAACGCATCTGCACCGAAACACCGGGTGTGGTGGTGCCGGCCAATTACAACTGCCCGGGGCAGCTTGTCATCTCCGGAGAGGTAAAAGCCGTAAAAACGGCCTGTGATAAACTCACCGATGCCGGCGCGCGCCGTGCCCTGCTGCTGCCGGTGGGCGGAGCCTTTCACTCGCCGCTGATGGAGCCTGCGCGCCAGGAACTCGCCGCCGCCATTGCTGCTACCCAATTCCGCGAGCCGCGCTGCCCCATTTACCAAAACGTGCATGCCAAACCGGAGAAAAACCCCGAAGCTATCAAGGCCAACCTTATAGCCCAGCTTACCGCACCCGTGCGTTGGACGCAAACCATGCAGAACATGCTGGCAGACGGTGCCAAAGAAGTGGTTGAAGTAGGTCCGGGAAAAGTGCTGCAAGGTCTTTTCAAAAAAATGGATCGCGCCCTGCCCACAAGCAGTGCAGGCGAGTAG
- a CDS encoding insulinase family protein: MRILNISLFLLGIYAFAPQQVVAQANAEQFDVREIPVILKKVPGDVISVRLYVRGGTANYSKAQEGIESLALELAVLGGTGDLNREGFSRAAENLGMGVATKAGLDYSYAGMTALKQNWNESWSLFSRALTQPNLDEAVFSRLVGEYFVRNRRHRANASNYIDEIATRAAFGDTDYNDLPLGSVESLQMLSIDDVREYYDWMMSKSNIFIVVVGNVETADVRQKIASAMGDLPPGTPRGEVETGTVRFPGVAIEHQDLDVNHVLGLMPAPPAFSEEKFANLLAMSMFSDRITDELRNKRRLSFGPNAYVGTGLRYPVNGLYASTISPVATIKVMVETLNETIQKGFEKDELEKKKPSFLTFHYLGKETVDAQAHDLGHAFVAGNWRWAGDITDAIMNTTLEEVNAVFRKYARKINWSYLGNESQISTSDFLQPTRWEEPKAVENKAEDSEETRDEE; the protein is encoded by the coding sequence ATGCGCATCCTGAATATATCTCTTTTTCTTCTAGGCATCTACGCATTTGCACCGCAGCAGGTTGTGGCCCAGGCCAACGCCGAACAATTTGACGTGCGCGAAATTCCGGTTATCCTCAAAAAGGTTCCCGGTGACGTAATTTCCGTGCGTCTCTACGTGCGCGGGGGTACCGCCAACTACTCAAAAGCACAGGAAGGCATTGAAAGTCTCGCCCTGGAGCTTGCTGTGCTGGGTGGTACGGGCGACCTCAACCGCGAAGGTTTTAGCCGGGCTGCTGAAAACCTCGGCATGGGAGTGGCCACCAAAGCCGGGCTGGACTATAGCTATGCGGGTATGACAGCGCTCAAACAGAACTGGAATGAAAGCTGGTCGTTGTTCTCACGCGCACTTACACAGCCCAATCTGGATGAAGCCGTTTTTTCGCGATTGGTGGGTGAGTATTTTGTGCGCAACCGCCGGCACCGGGCCAATGCCAGCAACTACATTGATGAAATTGCTACCCGCGCCGCTTTTGGCGATACCGATTACAACGACCTTCCACTCGGCTCAGTGGAAAGCTTACAGATGCTGAGCATTGATGACGTTCGCGAATACTACGACTGGATGATGAGCAAGTCCAACATCTTTATCGTGGTGGTGGGAAATGTTGAAACCGCCGATGTTCGCCAGAAAATTGCCAGCGCCATGGGCGACCTGCCTCCCGGTACTCCCCGCGGTGAAGTGGAAACAGGAACCGTGCGCTTTCCGGGTGTGGCTATTGAGCACCAGGACCTGGATGTAAACCACGTGCTCGGCCTGATGCCTGCACCCCCCGCATTCAGCGAAGAAAAGTTTGCCAACCTGCTTGCCATGAGTATGTTTTCTGACAGAATTACCGATGAGCTGCGCAACAAACGCCGGCTGTCTTTCGGGCCAAACGCCTACGTGGGAACGGGTCTTCGATATCCCGTAAACGGATTGTACGCGAGTACCATCAGTCCGGTGGCAACCATCAAGGTAATGGTGGAGACCCTGAACGAAACCATCCAAAAGGGCTTTGAGAAGGATGAGCTGGAAAAGAAAAAGCCCTCGTTCCTCACCTTTCACTATTTGGGTAAGGAAACGGTGGATGCACAGGCCCACGACCTGGGTCACGCCTTTGTTGCGGGCAACTGGCGATGGGCGGGCGATATAACCGACGCCATCATGAACACCACATTGGAAGAGGTGAACGCTGTGTTTCGCAAGTACGCCCGAAAAATTAACTGGTCGTACCTGGGCAACGAGAGCCAGATCAGCACTTCAGACTTTCTGCAGCCCACCCGTTGGGAGGAGCCCAAGGCGGTTGAGAACAAAGCAGAAGACAGCGAAGAAACCCGCGACGAAGAGTAA
- a CDS encoding insulinase family protein, which produces MKKSLLLLFMLATLGATAQKGLPSNFHHRTLSNGLEVLVVEHTAAPLATIKLAVRNGAFAETAETNGLAHLYEHLFFKTNQEFPTEDDITGRIEELGIVFNANTSDERANYHITLSNRSTRDGLALMNAAVRYPLFSEDDVKAELDVMDAKIERAESNPVHFLVNEVYEKLWGDQHHRKNALGNPEVIFNATPAQLRIMHDRMYVPNNTLLLVSGDVKASQVMDWADEIFGDWTRGKNLPTEADIPEFAPLTVSQGVLTTNENAQAPVMLVAFQGPDTRRNPKQTHAGEVLAYMLSQGDGALQQELAEKELVYQVAVGYSTQKYTGPITIFMVAKPQGLQEARDIVQKHLLRWANPDYFSDEQLERAKRMLTYQELYGREVPSEIVHGISYWWASANLDFYGAYLDGIRSVTKADVQQFVRDYILDKPNVTGLLVTEEMKNMMNLTQVNPIQSIR; this is translated from the coding sequence ATGAAAAAATCGCTCTTGTTGTTATTCATGCTCGCCACGCTGGGAGCCACGGCCCAAAAAGGTCTGCCTTCCAACTTTCATCACCGCACTTTGTCGAACGGACTGGAAGTACTTGTGGTTGAACATACGGCGGCACCTCTTGCCACCATCAAGCTGGCAGTGCGCAACGGCGCCTTTGCCGAAACCGCCGAAACCAATGGCCTCGCTCACTTGTACGAACACCTTTTTTTTAAGACTAACCAGGAGTTTCCTACCGAAGATGATATCACCGGACGCATAGAGGAATTGGGCATTGTGTTTAACGCCAACACCAGCGACGAGCGCGCCAATTACCACATTACCCTGAGCAATCGCTCTACCCGCGACGGCCTCGCTCTGATGAATGCAGCTGTGCGCTACCCGTTATTTTCCGAAGATGACGTCAAGGCCGAACTGGATGTAATGGACGCCAAAATTGAGCGGGCGGAAAGCAACCCTGTACATTTTTTGGTGAACGAGGTATATGAAAAGTTGTGGGGCGATCAGCATCATCGCAAAAATGCTTTGGGCAACCCGGAAGTTATCTTCAATGCCACACCTGCCCAGTTGCGTATCATGCACGACCGCATGTACGTACCCAACAACACCTTGCTGCTGGTTTCGGGCGATGTAAAGGCATCACAGGTTATGGACTGGGCCGACGAAATTTTTGGCGACTGGACGCGGGGCAAAAACCTCCCGACAGAAGCCGATATCCCGGAGTTTGCGCCTCTGACGGTTTCACAAGGAGTGCTCACCACCAATGAAAACGCCCAGGCACCGGTGATGCTCGTGGCTTTTCAGGGACCCGACACCCGTCGCAACCCCAAACAAACCCACGCAGGCGAGGTTCTGGCCTACATGCTCAGCCAGGGAGACGGAGCCCTTCAGCAAGAGCTTGCAGAAAAAGAGCTGGTGTACCAGGTAGCGGTAGGCTATTCAACCCAAAAATACACCGGACCGATTACCATTTTTATGGTTGCCAAACCTCAGGGTTTGCAGGAGGCCCGCGACATTGTACAGAAACACCTGCTCCGATGGGCCAATCCCGATTACTTTAGCGATGAACAACTGGAACGCGCCAAGCGGATGCTCACCTATCAGGAACTTTATGGACGTGAGGTACCTTCAGAAATAGTGCACGGCATCTCTTACTGGTGGGCCTCGGCCAACCTGGACTTTTACGGTGCATACCTCGATGGCATCCGCTCGGTGACCAAAGCGGACGTGCAGCAATTTGTGCGGGATTATATTCTGGACAAACCCAACGTTACCGGACTGCTGGTTACCGAAGAAATGAAAAACATGATGAACCTGACCCAGGTGAATCCCATTCAATCCATCCGATAA